A single Oncorhynchus mykiss isolate Arlee chromosome 24, USDA_OmykA_1.1, whole genome shotgun sequence DNA region contains:
- the LOC110504125 gene encoding heterogeneous nuclear ribonucleoprotein R gives MAAAEVNDSSALTKEENEVMEAVAEGEHTENYQTLIDAGLRQNVAESLDNIFSTGLLAYADLEEGVIDALRALNEEGALSVLSQFKESDLSHVQNKSAFLCAAMKTYRQREKQGSKVQGSKVQESTKGPAESKIKALLERTGYTLDVTTEQRKYGGPPPEEVFKGAQPGIGTEVFVGKIPRDLYEDELVPLFEKAGPIWDLRLMMDPLSGQNRGYAFITFCGKDAATEAVKLCDNYEIRSRKYLGVCKSVANNRLFVGSIPKNKTRENILEDFSKVTEGLQEVILYPQTDDKEKNRGFCFLEYEDHKSAAEARLCLMSDTVMVWGNPVTVEWANPVTERNAGALAQQVKVLFVRKLSASVTEELLEKTFSAFGKVDRLNKIEDYAFVHFEDKDAAVKAMAEMNGKELGGGEIEIRMAKRKKARNAQRQATRNRRNDADYNHPPPRIPPPDRVRGRGGGDYAAYPPDYNSYDDYYGFDYHDPRRGYEDPHYGYEDPHYGYEDPHYGYEDPHYGYEDPHYGYDDPHYGYEDLYSMRGHGRLPSRVSLPPPRDRRPPPTQGYVQRGPPIGGPRDGRVRSRGGPFQPQRGRGNRKARGNHGGGKRKADVFNQPDSKRRQTN, from the exons ATGGCTGCTGCCGAGGTGAACGATAGTTCTGCCCTAACAAAGGAGGAAAATGAGGTTATGGAAGCCGTGGCCGAAGGCGAGCACACAGAGAACTACCAGACACTCATCGATGCTGGACTGCGGCAGAACGTGGCTGAGAGTCTCGACAACATATTCTCAACCG GGTTGCTGGCGTACGCTGACCTAGAAGAGGGGGTCATCGATGCTCTGCGGGCATTGAATGAAGAGGGAGCGCTGTCTGTACTCTCACAGTTCAAAGAAAGTGACCTATCTCATGTGCAG AACAAAAGTGCTTTTCTTTGTGCAGCTATGAAGACGTACAGACAGAGGGAAAAACAAGGAAGTAAAGTACAAGGAAGTAAAGTACAAGAATCCACTAAGGGTCCTGCTGAGTCCAAGATCAAG GCTCTGCTGGAGCGGACAGGATACACCCTGGACGTCACCACCGAACAGAGGAAATACGGAGGGCCCCCACCAGAGGAAGTGTTTAAAGGAGCACAGCCTGGGATTGGAACTGAG GTGTTTGTGGGAAAGATCCCCAGGGACCTGTATGAAGATGAGCTGGTGCCTCTGTTTGAGAAGGCTGGCCCAATCTGGGACCTGAGGTTAATGATGGACCCCCTCTCTGGTCAGAACCGGGGATACGCCTTCATCACTTTCTGCGGCAAGGATGCAGCAACTGAGGCAGTGAAACTT TGTGACAACTATGAAATCCGGTCTAGGAAATACCTTGGAGTATGCAAATCCGTAGCAAACAACCGGCTGTTTGTCGGATCAATCCCAAAAAACAAGACCAGAGAGAATATATTGGAGGACTTCAGCAAAGTCACAG aGGGGCTTCAGGAAGTGATCCTCTACCCCCAGACGGATGACAAGGAGAAGAACCGTGGCTTCTGTTTCCTGGAGTACGAGGACCACAAGTCTGCAGCTGAGGCCCGCCTCTGCCTCATGAGTGACacggtgatggtgtgggggaacCCAGTCACTGTGGAGTGGGCCAACCCGGTCACTGAACGCAATGCGGGTGCCTTGGCCCAg CAGGTGAAGGTCTTGTTTGTCAGGAAGCTGTCTGCCTCCGTCACAGAGGAGCTACTGGAGAAGACCTTCTCTGCGTTTGGCAAAGTGGACCGGTTGAATAAGATAGAAGACTACGCCTTTGTCCACTTTGAAGACAAGGACGCAGCTGTGAAG GCAATGGCAGAAATGAATGGGAAGGAGCTTGGGGGAGGGGAGATTGAGATAAGAATGGCAAAGAGGAAGAAGGCTCGAAATGCTCAGCGCCAGGCCACCAGAAACCGAAG GAATGATGCCGATTACAACCACCCACCGCCACGCATACCTCCACCAGATAGGGTCCGTGGCCGAGGGGGCGGGGACTATGCCGCCTATCCCCCAGACTACAACAGCTACGATGACTACTACGGCTTTGACTATCACGACCCCCGCAGAGGTTACGAGGACCCCCACTACGGTTACGAGGACCCCCACTACGGTTACGAGGACCCCCACTACGGTTACGAGGACCCCCACTACGGTTACGAGGACCCCCACTACGGTTACGATGACCCCCACTACGGTTACGAGGACTTGTACAGCATGAGGGGCCATGGCAGACTGCCCAGCAGGGTAAGCCTACCCCCACCCAGGGACCGCAGACCACCACCCACACAGGGCTATGTGCAGAGGGGTCCACCCATTGGAGGGCCCAGGGATGGCAGAGTAAGGTCCCGTGGGGGACCCTTCCAGCCACAGAGGGGCCGCGGTAACCGAAAAGCCAGGGGGAACCATGGGGGCGGGAAGAGGAAGGCAGACGTCTTCAACCAGCCTGACTCAAAGCGCCGGCAGACCAACTAG